Proteins found in one Arachis stenosperma cultivar V10309 chromosome 8, arast.V10309.gnm1.PFL2, whole genome shotgun sequence genomic segment:
- the LOC130945433 gene encoding auxin response factor 17-like: protein MPRLRRSSPTLSTSPSTPTPIPAKFWRACAGISARAPVMNSRVYYFPQGHIYQPASKPRNLSSLVYSRPVIPCRVSAVNFFADPHTDEVFLRILLHPVTDASAQDFLPPAAAAECSGGNGNGDDEKVESYAKILTRSDANNGGAFLVPKLCADLIFPPLNFEEKRPGQTLSITDLHATVWELRHGYRGRPKRHLLTSGWSKFVNSKKLISGDTLIFMKDSDGKIFVGLRRNMSPDHDGLDHLLAASVGMDELEKEEQEEMMMEGFVRNEKGRMTSASVAEAMELAAQNKPFEVIYYPSVGWGEFMVKAEDVEVKMNGVLYRVGMRVKMAKENYDSSQMTWFQRTISCISVPADDQPWSNSPWRMLQVTWDDHDEILKNANSVSPWQVEILSALPSTPAAFPPTKKLRVTDRV from the exons ATGCCTCGCCTTCGCCGTAGTTCTCCCACGCTCTCAACATCGCCGTCGACTCCAACCCCTATACCCGCCAAATTCTGGCGCGCATGCGCTGGAATCTCTGCGCGGGCACCAGTAATGAACTCTAGGGTTTATTACTTTCCACAGGGACACATCTACCAACCTGCTTCCAAACCGCGAAATCTTTCATCTCTAGTTTACTCCAGGCCGGTCATCCCTTGCCGTGTCTCCGCCGTCAACTTTTTCGCGGACCCTCACACTGACGAGGTCTTCCTCAGGATTCTTCTCCATCCTGTCACTGATGCATCAGCTCAAGATTTTCTTCCACCTGCCGCCGCCGCCGAATGCAGCGGTGGCAACGGCAATGGCGACGATGAAAAGGTTGAGTCGTACGCCAAGATTCTCACGCGGTCAGATGCAAACAATGGTGGAGCATTTTTGGTGCCGAAGCTCTGTGCGGACTTGATCTTCCCGCCGTTGAACTTTGAAGAAAAACGGCCAGGGCAGACGCTTAGCATAACCGACCTCCATGCCACTGTTTGGGAGCTCCGCCATGGCTACCGAGGAAGGCCGAAGCGGCACCTTTTGACTTCAGGGTGGAGCAAGTTCGTCAACAGCAAGAAGCTTATCTCGGGCGATACTCTAATCTTCATGAAGGACTCCGATGGGAAGATATTCGTTGGGTTACGCCGCAATATGTCCCCGGACCATGACGGATTGGACCACTTATTAGCAGCGTCCGTGGGGATGGACGAGCTGGAAAAGGAAGAACAAGAAGAGATGATGATGGAAGGGTTTGTAAGGAACGAGAAGGGGAGGATGACTTCCGCATCGGTGGCAGAAGCGATGGAGCTGGCAGCCCAGAACAAGCCGTTCGAAGTTATTTACTATCCGAGCGTTGGGTGGGGGGAGTTTATGGTGAAGGCAGAAGATGTGGAGGTGAAGATGAATGGTGTTCTTTACCGTGTTGGGATGAGAGTGAAGATGGCCAAAGAAAATTACGATTCTTCACAGATGACTTGGTTTCAGAGAACTATTTCTTGTATTTCTGTTCCCGCTGATGATCAACCATGGAGCAATTCTCCTTGGCGCATGCTTCAG GTCACATGGGATGATCATGATGAAATCTTGAAGAATGCAAACTCAGTCAGTCCATGGCAGGTGGAGATTCTTTCTGCCTTACCTTCAACTCCTGCGGCATTTCCCCCAACAAAGAAGCTTAGAGTTACTGATAGAGTGTGA